One region of Rhizobium sp. WYJ-E13 genomic DNA includes:
- a CDS encoding Lrp/AsnC family transcriptional regulator → MKLDRTDIKILYELQKNGRITNVELADLVHLSPSPCLMRVKRLQAEGYIEGYSAQINLAKLGQTLTVFTEITLKNHRQVDFARFLAVVEKIDQVIECHLVSGGYDYLVKFVTAGIGEYQTIMERLTDMDIGIDKYFSFVVLKSPIVKSHLPLTSLFTV, encoded by the coding sequence ATGAAACTCGACCGGACGGACATCAAGATTCTCTACGAGCTGCAGAAGAACGGCCGCATCACCAACGTGGAATTGGCCGATCTCGTGCACCTGTCTCCGAGCCCCTGCCTGATGCGCGTCAAGCGATTGCAGGCGGAAGGCTATATCGAGGGCTACTCCGCTCAGATCAATCTCGCCAAGCTCGGACAGACGCTGACTGTCTTCACCGAAATCACGCTGAAGAACCACCGCCAAGTCGATTTCGCCCGCTTCCTTGCCGTCGTCGAGAAAATCGACCAGGTGATCGAGTGCCATCTCGTCTCGGGCGGCTATGATTATCTCGTGAAATTCGTGACCGCCGGAATCGGCGAATATCAGACGATCATGGAACGGCTGACCGACATGGATATCGGCATCGACAAATATTTCAGCTTCGTGGTGCTCAAATCACCCATCGTGAAATCGCACCTGCCGCTGACGAGCCTGTTTACGGTATGA
- a CDS encoding ABC transporter permease, with the protein MTQSALSPSRLGYFGYTFSPVGMVAFLVILFWAVVAILGPHIAPYPIGKIVDTDYFGPISSKFWLGSDYLGRDMLSRIILGARYTLGIALAGVLIASSSGVILGMAAAVIGGWFDTLLSRFMDAMISIPSKLFGLVVVAAVGSSLPALIMTLAVIYIPGSYRFARALAVNVNTMDFITVARIRGENTLYLAVSEILPNIIRPVLADFGLRFVFIVLLLSGLSFLGLGVQPPLADWGALVHENIQGLPFGSAAVIAPSIAIASLTISVNLLIDNLPRKIRDRSA; encoded by the coding sequence ATGACACAAAGCGCCCTGTCGCCCTCCCGCCTCGGCTATTTCGGCTACACATTCAGTCCGGTCGGCATGGTCGCCTTTCTGGTGATCCTGTTCTGGGCCGTCGTCGCGATCCTCGGGCCGCATATCGCGCCCTACCCGATCGGCAAGATCGTCGACACGGACTATTTCGGCCCGATCAGTTCTAAGTTCTGGCTCGGTTCGGATTATCTCGGACGCGACATGCTCTCGCGCATCATTCTCGGCGCGCGCTACACGCTGGGCATCGCGCTTGCCGGTGTGCTCATCGCCTCCAGTAGCGGCGTCATCCTCGGCATGGCGGCAGCGGTCATCGGCGGCTGGTTCGATACTTTGCTCAGCCGTTTCATGGATGCGATGATCTCCATCCCCAGCAAGCTTTTCGGTCTGGTCGTCGTGGCCGCAGTCGGCTCGTCGCTGCCCGCTCTCATCATGACGCTCGCCGTCATCTACATTCCGGGCTCCTATCGCTTCGCCCGTGCGCTGGCGGTGAATGTCAACACGATGGATTTCATCACGGTTGCCCGGATTCGCGGCGAAAATACCCTGTATCTGGCCGTGTCGGAGATATTGCCCAATATCATCCGGCCCGTGCTCGCCGATTTCGGGCTGCGCTTCGTCTTCATCGTCCTGCTTCTCTCCGGCCTCTCCTTCCTCGGCCTTGGCGTACAGCCACCACTCGCCGACTGGGGTGCGCTGGTGCACGAGAACATTCAGGGCCTGCCCTTCGGCTCGGCTGCTGTCATCGCACCGTCGATCGCGATTGCCAGCCTGACGATCAGCGTCAACCTGCTGATCGACAACCTGCCCCGCAAGATCCGCGACCGGAGCGCCTGA
- a CDS encoding FAD-binding oxidoreductase, protein MPAPLTLIETPSNPPHEADVVVIGGGIVGVFTAYFLTQRGLKTVLLEKGRIGAEQSSRNWGWCRQQNRDARELPIATKSLDLWERFVAETGEDIGFRRCGLLYLSNNEAEIAGWARWRDFAKTAGVTTHMLSASEAAEKGQATGRAWRGGVFSPTDGIADPSKAAPAVARAIMKLGGTVIQNCAARGIETEGGRLSAVVTERGTIRTKIAILSGGAWASSFCRQLGIRFPQASIRSSIVAVSSAAGIPPALHTKDISVTSRSNGDYTLAISGRARVDPTLQQVRFLPQFLPMFAKRWQLLSPGGLEGMRSGHETVSPWRLDRPTPMERMRILDPKPDQGTLRLIHDRALDLLPELKSTRITGTWAGYIDSTPDGVPGIGEIESLPGFILAAGFSGHGFGIGPGAGHLIADIASGAEPIVDPKPYHPSRFAASAWGKVSEF, encoded by the coding sequence ATGCCCGCGCCGTTGACCCTCATCGAGACCCCTTCGAACCCGCCACACGAGGCCGACGTCGTCGTGATAGGCGGCGGCATTGTCGGTGTTTTCACGGCCTATTTCCTGACACAACGCGGTCTGAAGACCGTTCTGCTCGAGAAAGGCCGTATCGGGGCTGAGCAGTCGAGCAGGAACTGGGGCTGGTGCCGCCAGCAGAACCGCGATGCGCGCGAACTTCCCATCGCGACCAAGAGCCTAGACCTCTGGGAGCGCTTCGTGGCCGAAACCGGCGAGGATATCGGCTTCCGCCGCTGCGGCCTCCTCTATCTCAGCAACAACGAGGCCGAAATTGCCGGCTGGGCGCGCTGGCGCGACTTTGCAAAGACAGCCGGGGTAACAACGCATATGTTGTCAGCCTCCGAAGCTGCCGAAAAGGGCCAGGCAACGGGCCGCGCCTGGAGAGGTGGTGTCTTTTCGCCGACCGACGGAATTGCCGATCCGTCCAAGGCAGCTCCGGCCGTCGCGCGTGCGATCATGAAGCTCGGCGGCACCGTCATCCAGAACTGCGCGGCGCGCGGAATCGAGACCGAAGGCGGTCGCCTGAGCGCGGTTGTCACCGAACGCGGCACGATCCGCACGAAGATCGCGATCCTGTCCGGCGGCGCCTGGGCCTCCTCGTTCTGCCGGCAGCTCGGCATTCGTTTCCCGCAGGCGTCCATCCGGTCCTCCATCGTCGCCGTGTCGAGCGCGGCGGGCATTCCGCCGGCGCTGCATACGAAGGACATTTCGGTCACGAGCCGCAGCAACGGCGATTACACGCTGGCGATCAGCGGCCGCGCCCGCGTTGACCCTACGCTCCAGCAAGTGAGGTTCCTGCCGCAATTCCTGCCTATGTTCGCCAAGCGTTGGCAGTTACTTTCCCCCGGCGGTCTTGAAGGCATGCGAAGCGGGCATGAAACCGTTTCCCCCTGGCGTCTCGACCGTCCCACGCCCATGGAGCGCATGCGCATCCTCGATCCCAAGCCGGATCAGGGAACGCTCCGTCTCATTCATGATCGGGCGCTGGACCTATTGCCGGAGCTCAAGAGCACAAGGATCACTGGCACCTGGGCCGGCTATATCGACTCCACACCGGACGGTGTGCCGGGAATCGGCGAAATCGAGAGCCTGCCCGGCTTCATCCTCGCCGCCGGCTTTTCCGGCCACGGCTTCGGCATCGGGCCCGGTGCGGGCCATCTGATTGCGGACATCGCATCAGGCGCCGAACCCATCGTCGACCCCAAGCCCTACCATCCCTCCCGTTTCGCGGCCTCTGCCTGGGGGAAAGTCTCGGAGTTCTGA
- a CDS encoding RidA family protein: MTRLLDISTDEAPRPAGHYVQARRAGDHLYISGQLPIRADGEPLPDDMFETQAAQAIDNMLAILKAAGGQPADLVRVTAYIVGVSNWPRFNKVYAERLGEACPARTVVPVPELHYGYLVEIDAVAVIGP, translated from the coding sequence ATGACGAGATTGCTGGACATCAGCACGGATGAAGCGCCGCGCCCGGCAGGACATTACGTCCAGGCCAGGCGCGCGGGTGATCATCTCTATATATCCGGGCAATTGCCGATCCGGGCCGACGGGGAGCCCCTGCCCGACGACATGTTCGAGACGCAGGCCGCGCAAGCCATCGACAACATGCTGGCCATCCTGAAGGCTGCTGGCGGACAACCGGCCGATCTCGTGCGCGTGACAGCCTATATTGTCGGGGTCAGCAATTGGCCGCGTTTCAACAAGGTCTATGCCGAGCGGCTGGGCGAGGCGTGCCCCGCCCGCACGGTCGTTCCCGTCCCTGAACTGCACTATGGCTACCTCGTCGAGATCGACGCGGTTGCCGTGATCGGCCCGTAA
- a CDS encoding DSD1 family PLP-dependent enzyme encodes MRADPNIANTLESLETPCLVVDADRMEKNIARLRTRLDALGVSLRPHLKTAKSVEAARKVMTTPQGPATVSTLKEAEQFAAAGVRDMIYAVGIAPDKLARVAEMQARGIDLMVLADNVEQAQAIAAASKTAVSPIPALIEIDCDGHRSGVPPYDRARLLEIGEVLATGAELRGVLTHAGDSYRGGGPEAQERFAEAERKAVVEAAQALRAAGLPCPVVSVGSTPTAHHAKDLTGVTEVRAGVFVFFDLVMAGIGVCRVDDIALSVLATVIGHQREKGWIITDGGWMSLSRDRGTSKQPVDMGFGLVCDVNGNVFNDVIVADVSQEHGIIAVRPGSNGRLPELAVGDRVRILPNHACATAAQHGAYHVVRGTSHDVEAVWPRFGGW; translated from the coding sequence ATGCGCGCAGACCCCAATATTGCCAACACGCTCGAAAGCCTCGAAACGCCCTGCCTTGTGGTGGATGCAGACAGGATGGAGAAAAACATCGCGCGGTTGCGGACGCGCCTTGACGCTCTGGGCGTCTCGCTGCGCCCACATCTGAAAACGGCCAAGTCGGTCGAGGCCGCCCGCAAGGTCATGACCACACCGCAGGGACCCGCAACCGTATCGACCTTGAAGGAAGCCGAGCAGTTCGCCGCTGCAGGCGTTCGCGACATGATCTATGCAGTCGGCATCGCCCCCGACAAGCTCGCCCGTGTCGCCGAGATGCAGGCCCGCGGCATCGATCTCATGGTGCTGGCCGACAATGTCGAGCAGGCGCAGGCCATCGCGGCCGCGTCGAAGACGGCGGTTTCGCCCATTCCTGCCCTCATCGAGATCGACTGCGACGGCCATCGCTCTGGCGTTCCGCCTTATGACCGTGCCCGCCTGCTTGAGATCGGCGAGGTGCTTGCCACAGGCGCCGAATTGCGCGGCGTGCTGACCCATGCCGGCGACAGCTATCGCGGCGGTGGCCCCGAGGCTCAGGAGCGCTTCGCAGAGGCAGAACGCAAGGCTGTGGTCGAGGCAGCGCAGGCCCTGCGTGCCGCCGGCCTCCCATGCCCGGTCGTCAGTGTCGGTTCGACGCCGACCGCCCATCACGCAAAGGATCTGACAGGCGTGACCGAGGTTCGCGCCGGCGTCTTCGTGTTCTTCGATCTGGTCATGGCAGGGATCGGGGTCTGCCGGGTGGACGATATTGCGCTCAGCGTTCTGGCCACCGTCATCGGCCACCAGCGCGAGAAGGGCTGGATCATCACCGATGGCGGCTGGATGTCGCTGTCGCGGGACCGCGGTACCAGCAAGCAGCCCGTCGACATGGGCTTCGGACTGGTCTGCGACGTGAACGGCAATGTTTTCAACGATGTGATCGTTGCGGATGTGAGCCAGGAGCACGGGATTATCGCCGTCCGGCCCGGCTCGAACGGTCGCCTTCCCGAGCTTGCCGTCGGCGACCGGGTCCGCATCCTGCCTAACCACGCCTGCGCGACCGCGGCACAGCACGGCGCCTATCATGTCGTGCGCGGTACCTCGCATGATGTGGAAGCCGTCTGGCCGCGTTTTGGAGGCTGGTGA
- a CDS encoding ABC transporter ATP-binding protein codes for MSKLVEIRNLHVEATTDSGRRIEIIKGVDIEIANGEIVALIGESGSGKTTIALTLMGHTRPGCQISAGAIMFDGKDMARLSERERSAVRGTEVAYVPQSAAAAFNPAQTIMDQVIEVARIHGLMTPEKARERAIELFRALSLPSPETIGGRYPHQVSGGQLQRLAAAMALIGDPKLVIFDEPTTALDVTTQIDVLKAFKSVMKAGGISGVYVSHDLAVVAQIADRIVVLRDGELQEEGTTPDILSTPKHAYTQELLAAFEPKETQFADKPVETPRPLLEIENVIAGYGPIQSDGLPFIQAVRLVSLTVEKGRNLGVIGESGCGKSTLARCIAGILPANAGKIIFDGKELNHAARRRSRDQLREMQIVFQYADTALNPAKPIDDILSRPLSFYHGLTGKARSARVEELLDMVHLPKALRYRHPSELSGGQKQRINFARALAANPKLIICDEITSALDTVVAAAIIELLKELQRELDLSYIFISHDLSVVEAICDEIAVMYRGEKVEHLTREDVKTPTHPYSKLLFSSVPKLDPSWLDNLVLEPELVRQYGGA; via the coding sequence ATGAGCAAGCTTGTCGAAATCCGAAACCTGCATGTCGAGGCGACCACCGACTCAGGCCGGCGCATCGAAATCATCAAGGGCGTCGATATAGAGATCGCGAACGGCGAGATCGTGGCGCTGATCGGGGAAAGCGGCTCGGGGAAGACCACCATTGCGCTGACGCTGATGGGGCATACCCGGCCGGGCTGCCAGATCTCCGCAGGCGCGATCATGTTCGACGGCAAGGACATGGCCAGGCTCTCCGAACGCGAGCGCTCCGCCGTGCGCGGCACGGAAGTGGCCTATGTGCCGCAAAGCGCTGCGGCCGCCTTCAACCCGGCGCAGACGATCATGGATCAGGTTATCGAAGTGGCCCGAATCCACGGCCTGATGACGCCGGAAAAGGCGCGCGAGCGGGCGATCGAACTCTTCAGGGCCTTGTCGCTTCCCTCGCCGGAAACGATTGGTGGGCGCTATCCGCATCAGGTTTCGGGCGGCCAGCTGCAACGGCTGGCCGCCGCGATGGCGCTGATCGGCGATCCCAAGCTCGTCATATTCGACGAACCGACCACGGCGCTGGACGTAACGACGCAGATCGACGTCCTGAAAGCCTTCAAGTCGGTGATGAAGGCCGGCGGCATTTCCGGCGTCTATGTTTCGCACGATCTCGCAGTCGTAGCGCAGATCGCCGACCGAATCGTCGTGCTCAGGGACGGCGAGCTGCAGGAAGAAGGCACGACGCCAGACATTCTATCGACGCCCAAGCATGCCTACACGCAGGAGCTGCTGGCCGCGTTCGAGCCGAAGGAAACACAATTTGCCGACAAGCCGGTCGAGACACCGCGCCCGCTTCTCGAGATCGAGAATGTCATCGCCGGCTATGGACCAATCCAGTCTGACGGCCTGCCTTTCATTCAGGCCGTGCGCTTGGTCAGCCTGACGGTGGAGAAGGGCCGCAACCTCGGCGTCATCGGCGAATCCGGCTGCGGAAAATCGACGCTTGCCCGGTGCATAGCCGGCATCCTGCCCGCCAATGCCGGCAAGATCATTTTCGACGGCAAGGAACTCAACCACGCAGCGCGCCGACGTTCACGCGATCAGTTGCGCGAAATGCAGATCGTTTTCCAGTACGCCGACACGGCGCTGAACCCGGCCAAGCCCATCGACGACATACTCAGCCGGCCCTTGAGCTTCTATCACGGCCTGACGGGAAAAGCCCGCTCGGCGCGCGTGGAAGAACTCCTCGACATGGTGCATCTGCCGAAGGCGCTGCGCTATCGCCACCCGTCCGAACTTTCCGGCGGGCAGAAACAGCGCATCAACTTCGCGCGCGCTCTGGCCGCCAATCCGAAGCTGATCATCTGCGACGAGATCACATCCGCGCTGGATACCGTGGTCGCCGCCGCGATCATCGAACTGCTGAAGGAATTGCAGCGCGAACTCGATCTCTCCTACATCTTCATCAGCCACGACCTGTCGGTGGTCGAAGCGATCTGTGACGAGATCGCGGTCATGTATCGCGGCGAAAAGGTCGAGCACCTGACACGGGAAGACGTGAAGACGCCGACGCATCCTTATTCGAAGCTCCTCTTCTCGTCCGTGCCCAAGCTCGACCCGAGCTGGCTCGACAATCTCGTGCTGGAGCCGGAGCTGGTGCGGCAATACGGCGGGGCGTGA